The following nucleotide sequence is from Aspergillus luchuensis IFO 4308 DNA, chromosome 1, nearly complete sequence.
AACCGCAGTCAAACCAATGAGCTGGGTATAGCAGAGAAGCGCGGTCGCGCCGTGGTGGTAGGTATGAAGGAAGGTCAGaggcttcttcttgaggaacaggaagacgGTGTCGATAAGTTCGAGGTACTTGGTCAAGTAGTTGAGCTATTCGCGATATTGTTAGCATACCGGATCCGATCGGAGGAATCCTTGTCCAGCGCCGTGAGTACTTACGTAGTACAGAACAATAAGAGGCCGCGTCCATCCACCGTCGTGATCACAAATAGCATAAAAGATACCATGTCTCCAGACAGTAGGGAGAAGCTGCTCAATGAAGAGAGCCAAGAGAGTGCCGCTGATCAGGGTGAGGTAAAGGTTGTGGATCATGAAGAGAGTGTTGAGCTTGAAGGCAGGTCTGTTCTTCATGAACTCACGGCCACCAAAGATGATGACATAGTAGGCAACGAGCGCCACGGCGGTTTCCTTGAAAGTAGACATGGGCGTCACGCCTTCTTCGAAGCGAAATTCGCTGGCGGGATAGCCCACCACCAGCTCGAAGGCCTTGTCGAAGATAGGCCATAGGTGAATGCCAAACGGCCGGTCAATTGACGGCAAAGGCAGACTTTGCAAGACATCCATGGTGAACGGAAATCTCAAGTTATCAAGACGAAGCAATGTATGCGACAGTGCAGTCGAAGAGAAACAACTCCGGAAGAATGACAGCGGAACGCTCCCTTTTTCGCTTTCTCAACTGGTCGCAGGAATGCGGACCGAAACAGCCGAAGGAactgggggggaagaaggaaaaagaagaaaagcagacGGGAAGGAGGataaaaaggaaggaaagaagcgaaGCAAGCGAGATTGAAGGGGATacagaggaaggagaagaggagggaagaagcaaaagaagcagaaggaaaggtggagagggtggaatAAGAGCTGGCCTGCCTTGCAATGGAAGGAGAATCAATCCGCGTGTCTTTTTTTTGGGCTTGCCGGCGCGCCCGCAGGGTCCGAATGCGGACTAGTGCAGCCTCGGCCAGCGGTTGAAAAGGGGCATTTTGCTCTAGGGCCCGGCGATCATGTGCCTTCCGGCCTCCGGGTCTGTCCAGGTACTGAATTTTGTGTCCGCCGCTACAGTCCTTGGCTTAATTGCTTTCAGCGTAATTGTCTGTTAATCTTCTCCTCAAGCTTAATATTTTCTGCATATCGATGGAGTCGCCAGGCACGTTGAGAGGGGTGTGCCCCAGATATGCCGTTTCAAATTAGATTGGGATGTATCAATCTGGCCACTAATAGTCGGCAGTTCACTGGTTCCGTCAAACATGTTCGACCTTCTGGGGAAATCACAGACCACCTCACTTTCCCGTTCACATGCTTGGTCTGCCTCTCGCTTAGATACATACTGTACGTTCTTCATCAGCCTCAATACAGACATAAGTAGTCAATCAATCTGGGCAGAAAGCGTGATTACGTGCTAGGATAGCCTATTGCCAAGACATTGAATTATTTCGTCTCAATTTTGGAACTTGAACGGGCGCAAGCTTTAATGGTTAATTGAAACAGATAACCAAGGCACTTGCCGCAACCTTCTGAAACCCGATCGATCCAGATTTCCAATGTGTGCAATGCGCAGGGTCTTAGATCTTTACaaggatatataaattcaaGGTAAAACATGTCTGACGCATTCCATTGGTTTTCGAGAAGCCCTGTCAACAAACCGTGACGTTGTACTACTCCGAACTCCGAGTCAAaccaaatatatataacggAGTCGGCTGGTTCGATCAGTACCATAGAGGAGCATCAGTTTTCGCTAGTAGCAGCATCAAGTTTAGTAAATTACATTGGAGAGAAAGGATTGATTCAAATTTGAGGCTTGGAGAAGATATAAGGATCGCCACATGGGGGTGTAAACTCAAAAGATTGCAGTTGGACGCGGACCACCAGGAGAACCTTCATCTCAGGCTCAAGTCCCTGAATCTGATACAGTGACCTTGTTTGATAACCTGTTTGGTAGTGATTAGTCATGTTACTCCGAGGCATGCACTAACCAGCCAATCAGAACCAACAATCAGGGCAAATCGACATCCGCCAATCATCAACGGCATATAAAAATCCGGATGGGGGAGAGACCTGAGGCAGCGAATGACAGCATGCCTATTTCTGCCTGAGGTATCAGCGGACTCGGGCGCGAACGGGAAAGCCGCAAGCCGCAAAAGAGAAGCGGGCGATTATCAATGACGGGCTGACCTGACTGCCGGCCTGAGGCAGCAACAACCTCACACCACCCGCAAAATCCTAGCGTAGCCGGCAGAACCTCTGACTTCGAACTTCGTCAACACCTCGCCCGTCCTGATCTCCCCTCACCCACGTCCATTCGTCCACCTCCACAACCCACCCTCCTCTCGTCATGTCGCCCATCTCCGTCTTCCGCGTCGCGACCCGCGCCGTCCGCCCTTCCGGCTTCATCAGAGCTGCTCAATTGCCCCGTCCCCGGGTGCAGGCCCCCGTTGCTCTGGCTATCGCCCGTCCCAGCTTCAGCACCTCCGCTAAGCGCTTCGGCGGTCACCACGAGGACGAGACATACGAGGAGTTCTCTGCCAGGTATGCAATTACCTTCCGTGAAGCCATTGGGTTCCGACGCTCCCTGCGTTGCACGATCCCCGATCCCAGGGCTTCCCACCACCAGCCTCCGAGACAATTCACACATCTTTCCTGATGATACAACACCAACCCGCGAGTTTCACCCATATAACTAACCCCAATATTCTGGTAGATTCGAGAAGGAATTCGACGGTGTCCAGGATGTCTTCGAGCTCCAGGTAAGCTAATCTGCCCATGCCGCACGATTCCAATCCGTCCCTATCAATTCCCTGCCCCATATAATCAGCAAAGCTGCCATTGGCAGATAAAACCGGACCGTCCGCACCCCCTTGGCGCCATATCAGACACCCTTGCTAACAGGTTACTTTTCTCCCCATCCAGCGTAATCTCAACAACTGCTTCGCCTACGATCTCGTTCCCTCCGTTGAGGTCCTCACCGCTGCTCTGAAGGCTGCTCGTCGCGTCAACGACTACCCCACCGCTGTCCGGATCTTCGAGGGTGcgctttctcctcccccattcATCACCGTTCCCTCTACATGACAATTGAACTTACGATTTATCTTCCTTTTCTACAAATAGGTgtcaaggccaaggtcgAGACCCAGGAGCAGTACAAGCAATACCTTGAGGCCCTTGAGGGTCTCCGCCAGGAGCTGGGTGTTGCTCTCCGTGAGGAGCTCTACCCCGAGGAGGCGTAAACGGCACGTCCCGACATATATCTCGTCATGTTTCATTTTGCTCCTTCCCCCGTCAATTGTGATAGGAAAGCTGTATACATACTCTAGAGTGCAGTTGGAATCGATTGAAGTCGCTGATCTATTCGGTGGGCCGTCTCTGATTAACGCCATCTGCTTCCGACTTCCTGACTGTCTGGGGGTGGAATGGAGGTGCACGCGTGCTTTTCTATACCAGTGCTACTATAAATTTTGTGAGCATTTATCTGTACTCTGTATTATTGGTGATAGTGCGGAAAATAAGAGGGtgtcattttcttttccattccatcAATAACCTCATTCTAGATTCCGGAGGGGTTAAACTGGGTGGGACAGTCCGGAGCAGTACTATAACTATGAAGACAATAGCGTTCTGACTAATGTGAGGACAAAAAAAGGCGAATCATAACGCTAACCCGTGGGAAACAGCAGCATCTAATCTGATGTATTCAGGAGTCTTTTATTGCGTCGATAGCGTGAAGCAGTATGAGAATcatgaaatatatagatacAGCCAAGGCCCGCTCCAGCGATCCTCTTCAAGGTAGCATAACACAACGAAGACTATAAATAGTAGGAACAACATGAAAGGAAGAATATAGGATAAAGAAACCAAGCCGTCAAACGCCGCCGAAATTCTGATATTGGTTTTTGAATGACTCATGTCATGAAGGTGTATGTTATGGGAGAATGAAATGAGGCCGTGATTGACACTTGCATTGAGGTTTGCGTAGGCAACCTGCAATACTGGACGACACGAGATCTCTATTACCGGGGTAAACCCCCTAGGTTCCGAGGCCGAGATCATAACGCCTATGCGCCAGGGGAACGATACCTGTTCGTTGCACCTGTTGCAGAATCGGTTTCAAGGCCGCGGAGAATGTCTGCGCCGCTATTATGCACATATAATTCAAATCGAATGCAGCATTATTTTGTGCCAGCACGTCTAGTGTGTTCCGACATGATGGAAGTAGCTAGGCCGGCAATCCTCCTTAGCCAGCCAAGATTCACCAGCATACATCTTGCCAGGTGTGCAGCCGGAACACTTCGGCGAGTTGGGGCAGTTGTAGTAGGGAATGTGATTGTAACCGATGTCACGGAACCTGATCAAAACAAACTCGTAAGCAAGATAGCCACGGAAAAAATTCGGGGCATTTTAACGTACCAATGAACCTTGGCTGCGTCCGCGAAGAGACCAACACCAATGGAATGTACAGGAGCATCGCCCCATCTCTCGTAGAAGAAACCACCAGACCGATCCAGATGGTCAAAGTAAGCAGAATACTGCTCGCCCCGGAAGAACTCCATGTCTCCGATCTCGAAGTTGGACCAGAAATGGCAGGTAGAATAACCATTTCCTCCTTCGGTGTGCTCCGGGCGGAGTTGGTCATCAGTGAGCCAGTTCATCATGTTGTTGTCCGAAACATAGGAGGGGTTTGCGGCGAGGAACTTCTTGGTCTCGGGCCAAAGAGATGGAATACTCTCCGGAGCGTCGAAAAGATTGATGGTGAAACCGTATGTGATGTTGTAGTCGGCCATGTAACGGAAAACGTCGTAGTCCACGTCACAGAAGAACTTGACCTTGGGCTCGACACGCCAGTAGTAACGGTATTTGGCAAGAGCGGGGTGCTTGTAGAACAGGCCACTGTTCCAGCGGCACATCTGGTGGTAGGAGACCTTATCGCTATActggatgttcttctccttcaggatCTGCGCCGACTCTTTGAAGAGATCCCAATTGATCCACTCAGGGACTTCCCAGTGTTCCTTAGGCACCTGCTCTGCAACGGAAAGTTAGACAATCAATGTCAGTCGGATTGGATTGGTGTCTAATTACCGTAGTAGCATTTCGCCTTGGTTTCCGCCTGTGTGCGCTTCTTGAATTCCTCAGTGAACGGCACAtcgttgaagaagatccagggGTAGTTGAACTTGCTGTTCCAGGTGCGCTCGAGATCACGCATGGATGGAATCAGCTCGTTAAGCTCCTCGTTGCGGACGAGAGAGATCAGTGCCGCGCTGGCCCGAGGGGAGTCGGTGCTGTCGGGAGAATAGTCGCCATCTGTCGCACGCCATAAGTGGCCTGTCGGTTCTCCAGTTGCTGTGGAGGCAAGAGAGTGAGTTAGCAGAAGTAATAGAGATGATGCGAAAGAAGGCAAGACAATGACGTTGGGGTAGCGTACGCTCTTTGAGAGGATCTGAAGTTATGCCCTCATACGGCTGTGTTGCGTATGGCCCCTTACTAATGACGGGCGTTTTGTTCATCTGGAAAatcaggaagaggatgaggatgatgcacGAGGCACCGAGCATGCGAATGGGCCTTGCGACAGCCATCTTGCCTGTCAGCGAACCCcgaaggaagagatggcaggagaaggagcgaCAGGAGAGCTGGCGAGATCAAGAGGGAGACTTGGGAGTCTACTTGAGTTGCtatcgccgccgccgcgacTCTGGATTCTTTGCCGCCTTCCCCCATCGGGCCTAGCGTGACCACATGCCCAAGATGGCAAGTCGTCAGCCATTAGTTGTCTCCGATCTGCCGCCCACGCCGCGTAACCACCTCCTGGCAACCAGCAATAATAATGGAGACTTTGTGTGTTCGATCTATCTAGTCCCATCTCAGTAGTTTCCGCAATTGTCGCTTGCTCCATGGCCTACCATGGCCGTCGCAGCCAATGTGAGCGCGCTGACAGACGAGCTAATTATAGCCGTTGCGAAGTCCGATAGAAAGGCATTGCACTCAAGCCCATAATGTAAAGCAGATCTCATGCTGACGCTCCTGTCCAGGACACTCCACATTTCAGGAATTTAAAACGTCGGACCGAAGACACTTTCAAGTCGCATGCTTATGCGCGCACGGATCAATTCGCCGTCGCCAGCCAACTTGAAGGGCTGCAGGAGAAATTCCAAGTCCTTTGTAGGGATGAGCTGGCTGATGCTTTGCGTATCCGACTAACGGAGCTGCAAGAGCACCAAAGCTCATGGTTCCCCGAAATTCTATCTTTACTGCTGCAGCTGGCAGACCGCCCTGCGCAGCGGTCCAGGGTAGATCAAGTGGTAGCAGCCAAGCCCAGAGAGGAAGCGAAAGCACTTGTCTGGGATGAATTGGACGCCGCTGGATCAGCATATTGTGGCGAGAATATCTGGGAAGATGTAGATTATGGCGCTGATTCCTCTGACGAGGACCTTGCATCAGTGTCCACTGACAGCTACCATACACGCAATCAGCCAGAAACGTCTGTCACAACAGAGGAGGACTATATGATCCCTGACGAGGTCTTCACCTCTGGAGAAAATGATGAACTCATTGATTCGATTGCTAAAGCACAATTCTGGAGAGACAAGGAGAGTCCGGTCACTGACAAGGCTGGTCCCGCTTCTCAAGTTATTACCGAGCTTCAGGTAGTAAGGGAAACCATATTCATGTTGCAAGGTCTCCCTACGTCTCTGTTTTGGCGAGTTGATGGTAATATCGAAATAGACCGAAGATTCACCATTGCAGACCTGTCAAATGAGGCATTCCTCTCATTAATGCGATCACTCAGCTCGACAGGAGCGAAACTGGACGTCCTTAGGCAATTTTGCAACGCGCCACAGGATATTCCATATATGCAAACGTTTCACCGGGGCCTGGAGAGCTGTCTAAGAAAGTTCGACTTGTTTCTATCTAACGTGCAACACCAGTACCTTGCTCAGGCGTCAATCGTGTCCATCAGTCTTCTGCAGCTCTCTGAGGATGTTTGGCAGGAGTCCAGACTGCCTTTGATGTTATCTGACCTTGTGTCTAGCCTAATGCCTAGCACTTCAGATACTGCTACGCAATGCCTCGACTCACTTTATGATCTCGTGTGCCTGACACAAGCTGCTGGCGACGATGGCATATTCGAGACACTTGCTGAGTTGTTCTTCTCATGCTTCGAAACCTATGCACATCCCATCCGTATGTGGATGGAAAAAGGCCAGTTGGATGACTCTGCAGCTGAATTTTTCATATGCAACAATCAAAACGACAGTGACCTGCGAACGCTATGGCATGACTGGTACGCATTGGATAAGGCATCGATGCTCCCGAATTTACCGAAGTTTATCCAACCTTTTGCACACAAGATCTTCATAACTGGCAAAAGCATGGTTTTTCTGCGACATCTGAATACGACCGAGGACGACGAGAGCCCAAGGAAGGTCTCCTTAACGTTGAACGAAGTATTACCGCCAGACTCATCCTCTTTCTGCCTCCCATTCTCCGTCCTACTCGAGTCTTCATTCGGAAGATTAGTCGATGAAAATCATGGCCACACTTCGGCTCTGCTAAGGAGAGAGCTTGGCCAGAAATGTGGCTTATGGACGTCACTCCAAGGACTCGAGTATATCTATCTCGGCAGAGATATGAGCATCTTCGGACCAATCGACAGCAAGATATTCGAGCTCATCGATAGAGGGAAAGGCACTTGGAGCGATCGATTCCTGCTCACTGAAGTGGCCCAAAGCGCCTTCAGTACCCTGCCATTCATCGATCCTTCTAGGCTTATTGTCCGAACACCCAAAGAAGCACACAGCAATGCAGTTAGCCGCAGCCGCTCGGTCAAGGTACTGGACGCCATTTCATTCGACTACATCTTGCCTTGGCCTGTAGCCAATATAATCACAAAGGATACTCTTTTGGGCTACCGGCGAATCTCTACATTCCTCATGCAACTCCGCAGAGCCAAACACACAATAGTAAAACAACGACTGCAGCACAATAACCAATCCGATAAGATCCAAGACTCAAGGAACAACACGCTGAGCTACGCTCTCAGACACAACATGCTCTGGTTTCTGAACGTTGTATACAGTCACATGACGGATTTTGTGATCTCTGCAGCGGCGCATTCCCTGGGAAAAGAcctttctgcttctgcagaCGTGGACGCCATGATAGCGGCGCATCGCTCCTTCATGCACTCCCTAGAGGAACAATGCCTCTTATCCGCCAACCTAAATGCTCTTCACCAagctatcatcaccatccttgaCCTCTGCGTCAGCTTCGCAGACATCCAAAACTCACGCTATGGTGACCATAACCTCGACCCGACGCCCACCGCTACTAAGAGCGCAAAATCTATGCATCGCAAGAATGCACAGTACTCTGAACCTGACCAGGATGACCCAAgcgatgaggacgatgacgatgacgatgattccGACGCAGACGAAGACAACCTCGCTGCCTCATTTCACGAAGCGCACTACATGCAACGACTCCGAGATATCAAAGACCAGTTCAATCGTCTGTTAGCGTTCATTGTGACTGGTCTGAGGGGTGTAGGGCGTGTCGATGGCCAACTAAGTTGGGAGATACTGGCCGAGAAGCTCGAATGGAGGAAGGCAAGCGGTCAGCAGCAGAGTCTTGTACGGTAATGTCTTCTTGTACGGTGGGTTTTGGGAAATggataggataggataggTTTATGATACCCGGAAATTGAAACTTCTTGTGTTATTGATTGCAATGATGGTCCAGGTTTGAATACATAATGTAACAAAGGGTACATTTTCACATTAACATGCCAGATAATGCTAATATATTCGATATTCCCGTTCAAACATGAAGGTCGCCACGTTTTATTTGATCGTAAACTGTAATGCCGAGAGACGGCCATGTAGGGAGCGGATAGTATTGAAAAGCCCCCACTGCAGAAGAGCTATGTCCCACGTGATTattgaaaaagaagatcacATTCTGATTCCTATTTTTTATGTAGCTAGAGTATTTGCAAGGTAGGCAAAAAGAGATTATTTCACAACATGTCATCGTAAATGCATCAAGTTTAatataggaaagaaaagttcatagtataatttatatcgTAAAAGTCAATAACATGCGCCGTACATTTTCTCGCCACTGATTTAGCAGGCATTCGACAAAAGCATCCCCAATTTTTGAGATATGAAGAGAGGGGGCCTAAGACAAAAAAGTGGAAAAGAGTAGAGTATAGGCTACCCATTTAACCAACCCATCTTCTGGCGCTGTAGAAGACACGGCCCCAAGGACCAATGTCACCCCACTCCTCAGCCTTGCTAGGCAGATAGCTGGCAATACCACCCAGAACAGTACGCTCGGGATGAGGCATGATAGCCAAGACACGACCATCAGCGTTGCGGATACCCGCAATACCCTCGGGACTGCCGTTGGGGTTGGCAGGGTACTTCATGGTCGGCTTGAGGGTGGCAGTGTCGACATACTGGACGACAGCACCGCCGTCGTTGACGAACGATTGAGGGGTGGTGCCGGAAGCGGGAGCGAACGAGGCGCGACCCTCTCCGTGGGCGACTGcgatggggagagaggagccGTTCATGCCGTGCAGGAAGACACTGGGGCGGGAAGGATTGGGGTCGGAGACGCGGACCATGCAGACACGACCTTCGTACTGTTCGCTGGCGTTCCGCTCGAAGCTGGGCCAGTTCTGAGCGCCAGGGATCAGATCCTTAAGACGGGAAAGGAACTGGCAACCGTTGCAGACACCAAGAGCGAAAGTGTCGGGACGCTGGAAGAAGGACTGGAATTCGTTGCGGGTGTTCTCGTGCAGCAGGACAGACTTGGCCCAACCCTGACCAGCACCCAGGACATCACCGTACGAGAAACCACCGCAGGCGGCGAGACCAACGAAGCTGGAGAGGGATACACggccggagatgatgtcgGTCATGTGAACGTCAACAGCAGAGAAGCCAGCATTGCTGAAAGCAAAGGCCATCTCTGCTTGACTGTTTACACCCTGTTCACGGAGGATGGCAACACGGGGCTTGTTGCTGAAGGGGGACATTTGAGTCAGACTGGTCATAAAAGGCATGGCCTTGTCCTTCGGGTCGAAGGTCAGGTTCCAGGACAGACCAGGGTCGGCATCGTCGGCAATGCTGGCAAACTCCTGATCGGCGCAAGCAGCGTTGTCACGGATCTTCTGCATGTTGTAGGAGGTGGTGGCCCAGGTTTGCTGGAGGTTGGCGCGACTGTTGCGGTACACCAGGGTGTGCTTGTGGTAGATGGTAAGGTtcgtcttcggcttctcggAGACACGTCCAATCTTGTGGATCAGACCAGCAGGAGGACCGCAGGTGGCAAAGCAAGAGCGGAACTGAATTTCGTGCTCCTTGCGGACCTGGAACACGGCACCCAATTCCTCAGTGAAAAGAGTCTCCACAACATCCTTggtgctggagctggagcaaATGTTGTCGAGCATGATCTCAACACCGCAGCGTCCAGCAAACATCATCTCCGCAAGAGTGGTGAACAGACCACCGTCGGAGCGATCGTGGTAGGCCAGAACGATACCGGCGTCTTGCAAAGATTGCGTAGCATCGAAGAAGTCCTTGAAGATCTCAACATCACGCACGTCAGGGCACTCGTCACCAACCTGCTTGAAGACTTGAGCAAGAGCAGAACCACCAAGAGTCTTCCGACCGAAAGAAAGATCAACGAACATGAGAACAGTCTCGCCAACCTCCTCGGGACGCCGAAGGGCAGGGGTCCAGGTCTTCCGGAAGTTGCCAACAGGGGCGAAGGCAGTGATGACCAGAGACATGGGGGCAGTAACCTCTTTGGCTTCCTGAGAAGCCTCatccttccacttcatcttcatggacATAGAGTCCTTTCCAACAGGAATGCTGATGCCAAGCTTGGGGCAGAGATCCATACCAATGgcctcaacagcctcatAAATGGCGGCACCCTCGCCTGGGTGGTTGCTAGCCGACATCCAGTTGGCGGAAAGCTTCACACGGCTCAGGCGGTCGACCAGGTCAGCGGCAGCAATGTTCATAAGAGATTCTGCGACTGCCATGCGCGCGGAAGCCGCGGGGGAGATCAAAGCAAGACTGGGCTTTTCACCCATGGCCATGGCCTCACCGGTCTTAACACCCTGAACCAACGCCGTGGCAGTGACAGCAACGTCGGAAACAGGAGTCTGCCACCGGCCAACCATCTGGTCGCGGGCAGTGAGACCACCGACCGTCCTGTCaccgatggtgatgaggaaaGACTTAGAGCCAACAGCAGGGAGAGACAGGACCCTGTTCGCTGCTTCACCAATGAGTTCGAGGTTGTTGGAGGCCATCGATGGGAGATACGTGGTGAGGCTGGCATCCACAGCGGGCAGCTTCAATTTGCGGGAATCCACGACCCTAGTCATCTTCGGAGGCTTTCCGAAAAGGACAGAGAGAGGCAGATCAATGGGCTTGGGGTACTCAGTGGAGTCCCTGTCCAAGAGAATaagcctcttctcttcctccgacgtgccaccaccacggccgaCGACAGAGAAACCGCAACGCTCACGGTGAGCAATAGCAGTGAACTTGTTCATGCTCTCCTCGCCAACGGCCAGCACATATCTTTCCTGAGCTTCGCAGCACCAGATCTGCATGGGGCTCATGCTCTTGTCGGCACTGTCCACCTCACGAAGTTCGAAAGTGGCTCCCAGACCAGAGTCATGGATCAGTTCGGGAAGAGCATTGGAAAGACCTCCAGCACCAACATCATGAATAAACTTAATGGGGTTGTTGTCACCCATAGCCGTGCATGCGTTGATCACTTCCTGAGCCCTGCGCTGAACTTCAGCGTTACCTCTCTGCACACTGGCGAAGTCAAGGTCGGCAGATCCTTCACCAGAGGTAATACTAGAGGCAGCACCGCCACCGAGACCAATCAGCATGGCAGGCCCACCCAGCACAACAAGGAAGGCTCCAGGCTTGACAGCCTCGGGCTT
It contains:
- a CDS encoding phosphoribosylformylglycinamidine synthase (COG:F;~EggNog:ENOG410PHVU;~InterPro:IPR010073,IPR041609,IPR010918,IPR036676, IPR029062,IPR017926,IPR036604,IPR040707,IPR036921;~MEROPS:MER0042827;~PFAM:PF18072,PF13507,PF18076,PF02769;~go_function: GO:0004642 - phosphoribosylformylglycinamidine synthase activity [Evidence IEA];~go_process: GO:0006189 - 'de novo' IMP biosynthetic process [Evidence IEA]); amino-acid sequence: MASDSTYLAIPGSVAFSRSRGRAIAASIGAQDVRAQWVHYVYLSQPLDAPQQGVLEQLLHYGDITDVPPSFSAEDGPSDVFHIFPRTGTISPWSSQATGISHVCGLRKYVNRIERGMKISCLRAGSGEYKSGYQDILHDRMTQVISEEEPDLHLMFSEHSRLPLETIPLHGSGKSPKEVLQEANKRLGLALEESEIDYLAEAYGPNGPIARDPTDVELFMFAQVNSEHCRHKQFNASWVIDGKQMPNSLFAMIRNTHKKHPEYTVSAYSDNAAVLEGDESAFWAPNSATGEWNHTKELVHFLAKVETHNHPTAVSPYPGAATGSGGEIRDEGAVGRGSKPKAGLSGYCVSDLLIPDLRQPWELDVGKPNHIASSLDIMLEAPIGSAHYNNEFGRPCISGYFRTLLTEIEVGNGQTELRGYHKPIMIAGGVGTVRPDHAIKKPEAVKPGAFLVVLGGPAMLIGLGGGAASSITSGEGSADLDFASVQRGNAEVQRRAQEVINACTAMGDNNPIKFIHDVGAGGLSNALPELIHDSGLGATFELREVDSADKSMSPMQIWCCEAQERYVLAVGEESMNKFTAIAHRERCGFSVVGRGGGTSEEEKRLILLDRDSTEYPKPIDLPLSVLFGKPPKMTRVVDSRKLKLPAVDAMAMGEKPSLALISPAASARMAVAESLMNIAAADLVDRLSRVKLSANWMSASNHPGEGAAIYEAVEAIGMDLCPKLGISIPVGKDSMSMKMKWKDEASQEAKEVTAPMSLVITAFAPVGNFRKTWTPALRRPEEVGETVLMFVDLSFGRKTLGGSALAQVFKQVGDECPDVRDVEIFKDFFDATQSLQDAGIVLAYHDRSDGGLFTTLAEMMFAGRCGVEIMLDNICSSSSTKDVVETLFTEELGAVFQVRKEHEIQFRSCFATCGPPAGLIHKIGRVSEKPKTNLTIYHKHTLVYRNSRANLQQTWATTSYNMQKIRDNAACADQEFASIADDADPGLSWNLTFDPKDKAMPFMTSLTQMSPFSNKPRVAILREQGVNSQAEMAFAFSNAGFSAVDVHMTDIISGRVSLSSFVGLAACGGFSYGDVLGAGQGWAKSVLLHENTRNEFQSFFQRPDTFALGVCNGCQFLSRLKDLIPGAQNWPSFERNASEQYEGRVCMVRVSDPNPSRPSVFLHGMNGSSLPIAVAHGEGRASFAPASGTTPQSFVNDGGAVVQYVDTATLKPTMKYPANPNGSPEGIAGIRNADGRVLAIMPHPERTVLGGIASYLPSKAEEWGDIGPWGRVFYSARRWVG